One genomic region from Anabaena sp. PCC 7108 encodes:
- a CDS encoding EAL domain-containing response regulator: MTTSQNRYYQKDILIVDDTLDNLRFLDTILTKKGYSVRKALDGTMALTACKNLLPDLILLDIMMPEMDGYNVCRLLKANQATSKVPVIFLSAIDDILDKIKAFEVGGVDYITKPFQAEEVLIRVENQLALKAAEQKILSLNIELERKVKERTLQLEIANQDLKRELWERKQLEEKLLYRALHDPLTNLANRTLLMERLDEALKLTKIESNYHFAVLFLDCDRFKVINDSLGHLIGDELLIAIGNRLQNLMKDTDILARLGGDEFAIFLDKIADISYVKLVADKILKAISAPFQLSRTEVFITASIGIVFSNSNYNKPQELLRDADTAMYKAKSQGKSRYCVFTYSMYQKALKLLQLENDLNRAIELQEFIVYYQPIVSLTTGKISGFEALVRWQHPTHGLVSPAEFIPVAEETGLIAAIDTWVLQTACRQLRNWQEQKVIGEEISISVNLSVKLFSHPNLLETINRAWCDIQLNPQNLKLEITESAIMEDIQATAVILQQLRESKIELSIDDFGTGYSSLSYLHRLPVNILKIDQYFIRNLEQNPKNIALISTIINLAHTSELRAIAEGIKNPVQLKKLRNLGCDFGQGYFFSKPLAAKSVVDLLASTPQW; this comes from the coding sequence ATGACTACCTCCCAAAATAGATATTATCAAAAAGATATTCTGATAGTTGATGATACTCTAGATAATTTACGTTTCTTAGATACCATCCTCACTAAAAAGGGCTATTCTGTTCGCAAAGCATTAGATGGAACAATGGCTCTAACAGCGTGTAAGAATCTCTTGCCAGATTTAATTTTACTGGATATTATGATGCCGGAAATGGATGGATATAATGTTTGTCGGCTACTGAAAGCTAATCAAGCAACTAGTAAGGTTCCAGTAATTTTTTTAAGCGCTATAGATGATATTTTAGATAAAATAAAAGCTTTTGAAGTTGGTGGTGTTGACTATATTACCAAGCCATTTCAAGCTGAAGAAGTTTTAATTCGGGTGGAAAATCAATTGGCATTAAAAGCAGCCGAACAAAAAATTTTAAGCTTAAATATTGAATTGGAACGAAAAGTTAAAGAGCGGACATTACAGCTAGAAATAGCTAATCAAGACCTCAAGCGAGAACTATGGGAACGCAAGCAATTAGAAGAAAAACTATTGTATAGAGCGTTACATGATCCGCTCACTAATTTAGCCAATCGAACTTTGTTAATGGAACGGCTAGATGAAGCACTAAAACTAACTAAGATTGAATCTAATTATCACTTTGCTGTGTTATTTTTAGATTGCGATCGCTTTAAAGTTATCAATGATTCTCTTGGACATTTAATAGGAGATGAATTACTAATTGCGATTGGTAATAGACTGCAAAATTTGATGAAAGATACGGACATTTTAGCTAGATTAGGTGGTGATGAATTTGCTATTTTTTTAGATAAAATTGCAGATATTAGCTATGTAAAACTAGTAGCAGATAAAATTTTAAAAGCCATTTCAGCACCTTTTCAATTATCTAGAACTGAAGTTTTCATTACTGCTAGTATTGGAATTGTTTTCAGTAATAGTAACTATAACAAACCTCAAGAATTGCTGCGAGATGCTGACACTGCAATGTATAAAGCTAAATCACAAGGCAAGTCTAGATATTGTGTATTTACTTATAGTATGTATCAGAAAGCTCTTAAACTTTTGCAGTTGGAAAATGATTTAAATAGAGCAATTGAACTACAAGAATTTATTGTTTATTATCAGCCAATAGTTTCTTTAACTACAGGTAAAATTAGCGGATTTGAAGCACTTGTACGCTGGCAGCATCCGACCCATGGTCTAGTTTCTCCGGCTGAATTTATTCCCGTAGCAGAGGAAACGGGCTTAATTGCTGCTATAGATACGTGGGTATTACAAACAGCTTGCCGCCAACTACGTAACTGGCAAGAACAAAAAGTTATTGGTGAAGAGATTTCAATTAGCGTTAATCTTTCAGTTAAATTATTTTCTCATCCCAACTTACTAGAAACAATTAATCGAGCTTGGTGCGACATTCAGTTAAATCCACAAAACTTGAAGCTGGAAATTACGGAAAGTGCTATTATGGAGGATATTCAAGCAACAGCCGTAATTTTGCAACAACTGCGAGAATCTAAAATTGAATTATCTATTGATGATTTTGGAACGGGATACTCTTCTTTAAGCTACTTGCATAGACTTCCGGTAAATATCCTCAAGATTGATCAATATTTTATCCGTAACTTAGAGCAAAACCCCAAGAATATAGCTTTAATTTCTACTATCATTAACCTTGCTCATACGAGTGAGTTGAGAGCAATAGCTGAAGGGATAAAAAACCCCGTTCAGCTAAAGAAACTGCGAAATTTGGGGTGTGATTTTGGTCAGGGTTATTTTTTTTCTAAACCGTTAGCAGCCAAGTCAGTTGTGGATCTGCTTGCGTCTACACCCCAATGGTAA